The genomic interval GGAGTTCGACCTCCCGACGCCGCTGTCGGACACGGACGCCGAGCGCGCCCTGACTGAGGCCATCGACGCGCTGGTGGACGACGGGACCGGTTCGGCCTCGGAGACGCTGCGCGAGGCGTTCCCGACGGTGTGTGCGAAACAGTCCCCCGAGTTGGTCGACGAGGACGGCCGGCGCGTCGCCTGCCACCTCCACGACGCCGCCGTCGAGGCGACGCCCCAGGAGGACATCGCGTTCGGCTCGGCCGACGACTGACCGCCCGGCCCCGCGCCGGGAGGCCTATATCCGCACGCCCGCTACCGGTGGTATGGAGTGGAAAGCGGACTGGGGGCTGCGCGGCAGGATGTTCCTCACGATGTTCCTGCTGTTCGCCCTCTACATCGTCTTCGTCGGAGCCATGGCCGTGTTCTTCCCCGGCCGTATCTTCCCGATACTGGTCGTGATGACCCTGTTCCTCGGCGCACAGTTCCTCTTCTCCGACAAGCTGGCGCTCTACTCGATGGGCGCGAGCGAGGTGTCGGAGGAGGAGTACCCACGGCTGCACGCGACCGTCTCGCGGCTGGCCCAGCAGGCCGACCTGCCGAAACCTAAGGTGGCGGTCGCGGACTCGCGGGTGCCGAACGCCTTCGCCACGGGCCGGTCGCGCAAGTCGAGCGCCGTCTGCGTGACGACCGGCATCATGGACACGCTGACCGAGGAGGAGCTGGAGGGTGTCATCGCCCACGAACTCGCGCACATCAAGAACCGCGACGTGGCCGTGATGACCGTCGCCTCCTTCCTCTCGACCATCGCCTTCCTCATCGTCCGGTGGGGATGGCTGTTCGGCGGCGGGCGCGACCGCGGCGGCAATCAGGCGCCGGTCATCGTCGCCATCGTCGCGTCGCTGGTCGTGTGGATCGTCTCGTTCCTGCTCATCCGCGCGCTCTCGCGGTACCGGGAGTTCTCCGCGGACCGCGGCGGTGCGGTCATCACGGGCAAGCCCGCGGCGCTCGCCTCGGCCCTGCTGAAGATCAGCGGGAAGATGGACCAGGTGCCGAAGGAGGACCTCCGCGACCAGGCCGAGATGAACGCGTTCTTCGTCATCCCCATCAAGTCGGGCGTGGTCGGGCGGCTGTTCTCGACGCATCCCTCGACGGAGAAGCGCGTCGAACGGCTCCAGGAACTGGAACGCGAGCTCGAAACGCAGTAAATGGGGCTGCTCGACACCATCCGGCAGGCGCTGGGGCTGGCCGCGGAGGCCGACGCGACCCGCGCCGCCGACCCCGAGGACCTGTTCGCGCTCTCGACCGCGTACGTGACGATGGAGGCCGAACTCGACTACGAGCCGGCCGGCGAGGCCGCGCTCTGCTTCTCGGGGGTGGACTCGACGGCCTTCGCCGCGGCCCGCGACGAGGTCGACGCGGTCCTCGACGCGGGCGAGGCGGAGACGGGCACCGCCTTCGAGTTCCGCACGGACGCGCACGGCTACGACTGGGTCGTCCTCGCCGACGAGGACTTCGAGGACCTCGTGACGAGCGCGCACTTCGCCGCCGACACGATGATAGAGGCCGGCTTCGGCTCCAGACTGCTCGCGGCGGCGTTCGCGTTCGACCACACGCGGACGGGCGCGACCGGCTACTGGCTCTACTCGTTCCGGCGCGGGAGCTACTACCCGTTCGTGCCGAGCGGGGGCCGCGAGCGCGACTCGTCGGCGGAGTTCAAGCTCGAGTCCGTGCTCGATGGCGAACTCACGGTCGAGGACGACAAGGGGTACTGGTACCCGCTGTGGCCCGAGGGGGACGCGTACCCGTGGGGTCGCCCGCTCGCCGCCGAACGCGAACGCGAGACGAACTAAGCGGTTTGAACCTCCGGTCCTCCCGAGAACCGCGGGCCTTTCGCCCGGCGCTTTCACTTCCACTACGCTGTTAACGTGGGTTTATATCCCCGGACGCACAAGTCGGGGACATGGCCGCAAGTCAAGACCTCGAGGACCTCCCCGGCGTCGGACCCGCGACGGCGGACAAGCTCCAGGAGAACGGCTACGACTCCTATCAGTCCATCGCCGTCGCGTCGCCCGCCGAACTGTCGAACAAGGCCGACGTCGGCGAGTCCTCGGCCTCCGACATCATCAACGCCGCCCGCGAGGCCGCAGACATCGGTGGCTTCGAGACCGGCTCCAGCGTACTCGCGCGCCGCGAGGAGATCGGCAAGCTGGAGTGGCTCATCCCGGAGATCGACGACATGCTCGGCGGCGGCGTCGAGACGCAGTCCATCACCGAGGTGTACGGCGAGTTCGGCGCCGGCAAGTCGCAGGTCACCCACCAGCTCGCGGTAAACGTCCAGCTCCAGGCCGAGCAGGGCGGCCTCCACGGCCGCTGTGTGTTCATCGACTCGGAGGACACGTTCCGCCCCGAGCGCATCGACGAGATGGTGCGCGGGCTCGACGACGACGTCATCGACGCGGAGCTCGAACACCGCGAGATAGAAGGGAGCGCCGCCGACGAGGAGGCGCTGGAGGCGCTCGTCGAGGACGTCCTCGACAAGATCCACGTCGCGAAGGCGTTCAACTCCAACCACCAGATACTCCTCGCGGAGAAGGCGCTGGAGATATCGAAGGAACACGAGGACGACGAGTACCCCGTCCGCCTGCTGTGTGTGGACTCGCTCACCGCGCACTTCCGCGCCGAGTACGTCGGTCGCGGCGAACTCGCGAACCGCCAGCAGAAGCTCAACAAGCACCTCCACGACCTCGACCGCGTCGGGAACCTCTACAACGCGGCCGTGCTCGTCACGAACCAGGTGCAGTCGAACCCGGACGCCTTCTTCGGCGACCCGACCAAGCCCATCGGCGGCAACATCCTCGGGCACAAGTCCACGTTCCGGATGTACCTCAAGAAGTCGAAGGGGAACAAGCGCATCGTGAAGCTCGTCGACGCGCCGAACCTCCCCGACGGCGAGGCCGTCATGCGCGTCGAGAACGCGGGGCTCAAGCCCGAGTAGCCCGCCGGTCGCTCCCTCCCGGCGCCGCTTTTCCCGTACACCCAAGCCGCCCGCCCCCGAAGCGGCGGCCATGCTCGATTCCTCGACGCGCGAACTGCTGTGTCTGTGGGCCGCCCGCGAGCGCGGCGTCCTCGACGCCCTCGCCACCGAGGCCGGCACCCCCGCCGACGTGGCCGACACCGCGGGCGTGGACCCGGCCGCCGCGGACGCGTTCGTGACCGCGCTCGCCGACGCCGGCTACGTCGAGCGGGTCGGCGACGAGTACGAGCCGACGAACCGCCTGCTGGGCTTCCTCACGAAGACGGACCTCCGTTCAGTCGGCTCGCTCCCGGCCGCGCTCGACGCCGTGGACGGGTGGGTCGCGCTCGGCGAGGGCGACTCCTTCGAGTCGCCCGACGCGCTCCGCAACGACCTCGGCGCGCAGTGGGCGACCGACGAGGCGACGGTCCGCGCGGCCGTCACGGCCGCGATTCGCGCGGCTCCCGGGGCCGACGCCGCGGCCGTCGTCGGCGACGGCCCCGGGCGCCACGCCCGGGACCTGCTCGCGCGCGGTCTCGACGCGACGATCGTCGAGACGCCCGCCCGTGCCGACGCCGTCGAACCCCTGCTGTCCCCGACGGCCGTTCGACTCGAAGCCGGGGGGCCGGAGGCGATACCCGACGCGGACCTCGTTCTCCTCCCCGGCTTCCTCGAACGTCACGACGACCCGGCGTGTGAGCGGTGGCTGGCCGCGGCCGCCGAGGCCGCGCCGGTCGTCGTCGCGGTCGGCCCTCTCCGCGACCGCTCGTCCGGCGGGGCGCTCGCCGACCTCGAAGCCGTCGCGCGGGGCGAAGGGCGGGTACGCCCCGCCGCCGCCGTCCGGGGATTGTTCGCGGCGGCCGGCCTCGACTGCGCGGTCGAGGCCGTCCCCGGAACGCCCCTGTTCGCCGCCGTCGGGCGTCGGGTTCAATAGCGTTCGCGCCGGAGTCAGAACATGGACCCGGCGGTACTGCGCGACGACATGGTGGACAGCCTCGAACACGAGGCGAAGGGCGTCGTCCGCAGCGAGCGCGTCTCCGCGGCGATGCGGGCGGTCCCCCGCGAGCCGTTCGTGAACGACGAGTCGGTCGCGTACGCCGACCGCACGGACGAACGACTGGGGACGCGCGTGCTCGCCCCCTCCGACGCGGCCCGCCTGCTCGAAGCCGTCGCGCCCGAGCCGGACGACACCGTCCTCGTGGTCGGCGTCGGCGTCGGCTACACCGCGGCCGTCATCGCGGAGGTGGTCGGCGCGCGCAACGTCCACGCCGTCGATATCGACCGCCGGCTCGTGTACGAGGCGCGCTCGAACCTCCGCGAAGCGGGCTACGAGGCCGTCCTCGTCGACTGCCGCGACGGGACCGACGGCCTCCCCGAGTACGCCCCCTACGACCGCGTCCTCGTGGAAGCCGCCGCCATCGAGCCGCCGCGCCGCCTGCTCGCGCAGTTGGCCGACGACGGCCGTCTCGTTCTTCCCTTAGGGGGGAGCACGCAGACGCTCACGGTCGTCGGTCCGGAGGGCGGCGACCGCGAACGGCTGGGCATGGTCGCGTTCGCGCCGATGCTCGTGGAGGGCGAACAGGCGTCCACGCTCGAACGCAACCGCACCCGCCGCGAGGACTCCGAACACGCCCGCCGCGCCGCCGAGCGCCGCCGCGGCTGGGAACAGGAGTGGATCGACTGGGACGACGCGCTCTGACTACAGGCCGGTCCCTATCGCGAGCCGTATCGCCCGTTCCTGCACGTCGAGCGGCAAGCTCGCCGGTACCGACCCACCCCGTGTCGCTCCGTTCTCCCGCCCCTGCGCCACGGCCCCCTCCGGGTCGAAGGGGAGGTGGACGAAGCCGACGCGGGCGTCGTACCCCTCCGTCTCGACGAGGTGGCGGCCCGTGTACAGCGCGTCGTTACAGAGGTGGGTGCCGGCCGTGTTCGACAGCCGCGCGGGGATGCCCGCGTCGAGCAGTTCCGCCACGACGGCGGTCGTCGGTAGGGTCGCGAAGTAGGCCGCCGGCCCGCCGGCGATGCGCTCGTCCGCGGGGTCGCGCTCGGCGTTGTCGGGCGTCGTCACCGCGTCCGCGACGTTGACGCCGACGCGCTCGACCCGGATACCGGGCGTGCCGCCCGCGAGGCCCGTCGCCACGAGCAGGTCGGGGTCGTGCTCGTCGAGGAGCGCGGTCAGTTCCGCCCGGATCCCGTCGAACTCGACCGGGAGGACGCGGCCGACGACCGACTCGCCGCGGACGGTCGCGCCGTCCACGCGCTCGGCGACGGCGGCGCTGGGGTTGCGGTCGAACTCGCCGAACGGCTCGTAGCCGGTGACGACGACGGTCACGGCGTTCCTCCGTGCGCGGATGTGTGCATACCCGTTCGTTCGGCCGCGGGAACGAAAGCCCTCGTGTGCCGGGCGTCCGACGCGGGTTTTTGTACGTCGGGGGGAACGTCGTGGGTATGCACACGGGTGGTCGCGGTGGGTGAGCGCGGCATCCCCATCGAGGTGACGGTGGCCGACGAGGGCGACGAGCGCCCTTCCGTGGTCGCCGACTCCCGACTCGACGTGGCCGTGGACGGCCGCCTCTACCCGACCGCCGAACTCGCAGACGGCGGCTACCTCGCGTGGTGGTTCGACGCCGGCGACACCCCCGCGCCCGACTCGGAGGTGACGACCGAGTGGGTGGCCGCGCCGACGCGCTTCCTCGCCGCGGCGACCCTCCGCGAGCTGTGGGAGGACCCTGCGGCGTTCGACCGCATCGCCGAGCGCAACGCGACCACGTGAAACCGCGACACGCCACCGCCGTCCTTTTGTCCGCCGCCGGCCGCGAGCGAGTGTGTCCGACGCCGACGAGGAGTACGCCGACCCCGCGGACGCGCGACTCGCCGACGCCTTAGAGCGGGTCGCACACGGCGCGGTCGTCTCCGTCCCCAGCGTCCTCGTCGAGCGCGGGCTGACCGTCGTG from Halosegnis marinus carries:
- the htpX gene encoding zinc metalloprotease HtpX; amino-acid sequence: MEWKADWGLRGRMFLTMFLLFALYIVFVGAMAVFFPGRIFPILVVMTLFLGAQFLFSDKLALYSMGASEVSEEEYPRLHATVSRLAQQADLPKPKVAVADSRVPNAFATGRSRKSSAVCVTTGIMDTLTEEELEGVIAHELAHIKNRDVAVMTVASFLSTIAFLIVRWGWLFGGGRDRGGNQAPVIVAIVASLVVWIVSFLLIRALSRYREFSADRGGAVITGKPAALASALLKISGKMDQVPKEDLRDQAEMNAFFVIPIKSGVVGRLFSTHPSTEKRVERLQELERELETQ
- the pspAB gene encoding PspA-associated protein PspAB, giving the protein MGLLDTIRQALGLAAEADATRAADPEDLFALSTAYVTMEAELDYEPAGEAALCFSGVDSTAFAAARDEVDAVLDAGEAETGTAFEFRTDAHGYDWVVLADEDFEDLVTSAHFAADTMIEAGFGSRLLAAAFAFDHTRTGATGYWLYSFRRGSYYPFVPSGGRERDSSAEFKLESVLDGELTVEDDKGYWYPLWPEGDAYPWGRPLAAERERETN
- the radA gene encoding DNA repair and recombination protein RadA produces the protein MAASQDLEDLPGVGPATADKLQENGYDSYQSIAVASPAELSNKADVGESSASDIINAAREAADIGGFETGSSVLARREEIGKLEWLIPEIDDMLGGGVETQSITEVYGEFGAGKSQVTHQLAVNVQLQAEQGGLHGRCVFIDSEDTFRPERIDEMVRGLDDDVIDAELEHREIEGSAADEEALEALVEDVLDKIHVAKAFNSNHQILLAEKALEISKEHEDDEYPVRLLCVDSLTAHFRAEYVGRGELANRQQKLNKHLHDLDRVGNLYNAAVLVTNQVQSNPDAFFGDPTKPIGGNILGHKSTFRMYLKKSKGNKRIVKLVDAPNLPDGEAVMRVENAGLKPE
- a CDS encoding protein-L-isoaspartate O-methyltransferase family protein; this encodes MDPAVLRDDMVDSLEHEAKGVVRSERVSAAMRAVPREPFVNDESVAYADRTDERLGTRVLAPSDAARLLEAVAPEPDDTVLVVGVGVGYTAAVIAEVVGARNVHAVDIDRRLVYEARSNLREAGYEAVLVDCRDGTDGLPEYAPYDRVLVEAAAIEPPRRLLAQLADDGRLVLPLGGSTQTLTVVGPEGGDRERLGMVAFAPMLVEGEQASTLERNRTRREDSEHARRAAERRRGWEQEWIDWDDAL
- a CDS encoding peptidase, which gives rise to MTVVVTGYEPFGEFDRNPSAAVAERVDGATVRGESVVGRVLPVEFDGIRAELTALLDEHDPDLLVATGLAGGTPGIRVERVGVNVADAVTTPDNAERDPADERIAGGPAAYFATLPTTAVVAELLDAGIPARLSNTAGTHLCNDALYTGRHLVETEGYDARVGFVHLPFDPEGAVAQGRENGATRGGSVPASLPLDVQERAIRLAIGTGL